The Spirosoma foliorum genome has a window encoding:
- a CDS encoding helix-turn-helix domain-containing protein, producing the protein MRHYEFVPGPDWQKHIAAFWMLTIDAGREPAGMRIYADGCADLIYNAGESIAYFFPMAGAQQAIPLYPRRLYLGGTMTAYGVLKGEVGTLLTGIRFWPGGFYALFAQPMEPALDSTIEFPLDQLGTLMGQPENLAIRLNRWFDDRSTHGMLPKAGVYDFVYLRKRMYQSAGLISVETLADEMHVSQKTLERIFKKNVGIPPKEFLRIIRFQELLKRLRNKKGENHASVAKESLLQTAFELGYYDHAHLTKEFKKYSGLLPSELSNFYKTGLSDGQYF; encoded by the coding sequence ATGAGACATTATGAATTCGTACCTGGCCCGGATTGGCAAAAGCATATTGCGGCCTTTTGGATGCTGACTATCGATGCGGGTAGAGAACCAGCCGGTATGCGAATCTATGCCGATGGGTGCGCGGATCTAATTTATAATGCCGGTGAAAGTATAGCCTACTTTTTTCCAATGGCAGGCGCGCAGCAGGCTATTCCACTTTACCCGCGACGATTGTACCTAGGCGGTACCATGACAGCTTATGGCGTGCTAAAAGGCGAGGTGGGCACGCTATTGACCGGTATCCGCTTTTGGCCAGGTGGGTTTTATGCCCTCTTTGCCCAACCCATGGAGCCAGCCCTCGATTCGACGATTGAATTTCCTCTCGACCAGCTGGGCACACTGATGGGCCAGCCCGAAAATTTGGCCATCCGACTCAACCGTTGGTTTGATGATCGATCAACCCATGGGATGCTACCAAAAGCAGGTGTATATGATTTTGTCTATCTGCGAAAACGCATGTACCAATCCGCAGGGTTAATATCGGTAGAAACGCTGGCCGATGAAATGCATGTCAGTCAAAAAACACTGGAGCGTATTTTCAAAAAAAATGTGGGCATCCCCCCCAAGGAATTTTTACGGATCATCCGTTTCCAGGAATTGTTGAAACGGTTGCGAAACAAAAAAGGCGAAAACCACGCGTCGGTGGCCAAAGAAAGTCTTTTACAGACCGCCTTTGAACTGGGCTACTATGACCATGCTCATCTTACGAAAGAATTCAAAAAATATTCGGGTTTACTTCCTTCCGAATTGTCGAATTTTTACAAAACGGGATTATCCGATGGGCAATACTTTTGA